The Hevea brasiliensis isolate MT/VB/25A 57/8 chromosome 9, ASM3005281v1, whole genome shotgun sequence nucleotide sequence CTTATACAAAATGTCAAAGAGTTGAAGTGCTAAGTTCAGTTCTAAAAACCCGCTATAGCATTCAAATAAGACGGTGAAAGCCGACATCAAAAGCTAGTTCTTTATTTACCACGGATTTTAACCATAACAGTCCAGTTAACCTTCCCCTCTGGCAATGGGATAGACTTTGGCAAGCGTAGTTGAACTTCATGTTCTCCAAAAGTGGTCAAAGGCAATGGAAGATGAATATTATCCCGCTCAATTATCACATTAAACTGCCTTGCAGcctgaaaaagaaaaatacataACCCTATCAGAACTACAAGCAAAATAATATGAATGATTTTGATTATGTTAGATCCTTACAAACCAATTATGATGAATAACTAAAATCGACACCGCCCTAAAACTGAAAACAAACTGAATGAACAATCAAATTATCTAGTATTATTTCTTTTCCTATATTCAGGCCCAGAACAGCAATAGCTCTTGGCAAAAGCATTCACATGGAAATCGATTATATAGCCAATCACCAGTAGAAGAACCACTCCACCTCAGCCACCAACATAGTGTCCAGTCAAAGAATATGCACAAAAGAAGACGTCTTTTCATTGTATTAAGCAAATGCACCGTGTTCTAACTTGTTTTACCCATATAAAGTCATGGAATGCACAGCAATTAAACCTACATAAACAGCCAGTGCACAAGTAGAATTCTGCAAGCCAGATTTGACAGACTTCTATGTTTATAAGCAATTACCAGAGCTTGCTTACAAAAGCCTCTTTCAATGTTCGTTTTTACGATATTCatgcataattaaaaaaaaaaaagggtaattatAAAATTTTCCAGCGAAATagatataaaaaattaagaattttgtaCCTCTCTCACAATGTCATCCTCTGTTACTGGTGAACGAATTTCTATGGCCTCATCTTTTGTTTGCGAGCACGGCATTTTGCACGAGCATGGAATTTTATGCCCTAATGTTTACCTATTAAGGCACCATCTAATTAATATATGCTTTCAATGATTCATAGCCACAGTAGAATAGATCTAATGCATCACGGTATTCAAGAATAAAATCACTGAGAAAGAATTCAATTAAGAACTTCAAAGATAAGCTACATACCACCTTGGCATTTGTTAAACGTTTTGCTGCCGTTTCATATTCTTTCATCTTATCTTCCACAGTCTCTTTAACTACTttaacttcttcttcttcctcacgtTGGTCAATCTGATGCAAAAGAGGTCAAAGAATCATAATTAATGAGCTACTGTCAAATGTATAAAAACAAGTGATATTTCCTTGTATGAAACTTAACCACATTAACAGATGAATGCAGGAGTTCAATTAGTGAATTTATTCAACAAAACTGTAgcaaatatatttattttgtgGTTAATCAAAATCTAGATTTAAGAAACCTTGCGCTGCTCCCTGATAAGATGAGCAAACTTGTCAATATTAGGAACAGCAAGCAATTTGGGCATGAGGTGGTTGCGAAAATGCCCAGGAGCAACCTTAACTGTCTGACCAGCTTTCCCAAGCTTTTCTATGTTCTGCAATTGAAAAATTAATATCAATAGATGATTATACCATTACATAAATTTTTTAACTAAAACACCATTGCAGCTATACAATTTATACCCAAGTAGATATAAGCAAAGCTTTTGTAAATATTATCTGGTAAATAGTATCTGTTTTAAATCGTCAGCATGTGAATATC carries:
- the LOC110644420 gene encoding uncharacterized protein LOC110644420 isoform X3; translation: MAYIQYGRNALRRIMKESNLRRSDGAIHPLHYACQGARFRKLEVILTMNIEKLGKAGQTVKVAPGHFRNHLMPKLLAVPNIDKFAHLIREQRKIDQREEEEEVKVVKETVEDKMKEYETAAKRLTNAKVAARQFNVIIERDNIHLPLPLTTFGEHEVQLRLPKSIPLPEGKVNWTVMVKIRGK
- the LOC110644420 gene encoding uncharacterized protein LOC110644420 isoform X1, producing MSSLSRNLHNLHNIDKAASTLLLILAQPISQPSLSPSCIQIMAYIQYGRNALRRIMKESNLRRSDGAIHPLHYACQGARFRKLEVILTMNIEKLGKAGQTVKVAPGHFRNHLMPKLLAVPNIDKFAHLIREQRKIDQREEEEEVKVVKETVEDKMKEYETAAKRLTNAKVAARQFNVIIERDNIHLPLPLTTFGEHEVQLRLPKSIPLPEGKVNWTVMVKIRGK
- the LOC110644420 gene encoding uncharacterized protein LOC110644420 isoform X2 → MFSRFCCKGCIQIMAYIQYGRNALRRIMKESNLRRSDGAIHPLHYACQGARFRKLEVILTMNIEKLGKAGQTVKVAPGHFRNHLMPKLLAVPNIDKFAHLIREQRKIDQREEEEEVKVVKETVEDKMKEYETAAKRLTNAKVAARQFNVIIERDNIHLPLPLTTFGEHEVQLRLPKSIPLPEGKVNWTVMVKIRGK